A DNA window from Nymphalis io chromosome 28, ilAglIoxx1.1, whole genome shotgun sequence contains the following coding sequences:
- the LOC126779165 gene encoding paired amphipathic helix protein Sin3b isoform X7, with protein MMKRTGPRLGPDEPSPIPQSAAQIQQAGASNMHTLAQSAQPQLLGATAMLSVSGGFSRGPARANAPAVINYLKPNTVQYAPKQPPQVPPRLKLVQQPAPLPIPGRQSPGLAAPLAAQPAGQFQRLKVEDALSYLDQVKYKFNTQPQVYNDFLDIMKEFKSQTVGCRIDTPGVITRVSNLFKGHPELIVGFNTFLPPGYKIEVQSNGQVSVSMPSPTGAGCGPVGVGGVGGVGVSAVSGGGGGGGGSGVLLGVHHPPPQSQLVHLLPVPQSVSTAIVHNLSVNATPANTLHHISQAHQQIEAAAIHHPPGSAPSSAAHAGAAAGQPVEFNHAIEYVNKIKSRFSRQPDKYKRFLEILHAYQRGHRDVKEPQAKQQTEQEVYSQVAKLFENQDDLLAEFGQFLPDAKAVTKPAHIPPHSRSPPPQTPVAPREEERYAAASPPPHAPHSAHAPHAPHVPHAAHAQLHHAPPLPKHTSAPPAPPQHHHLKRSPSFGSSTQIAGGAPPPKKARAGGASPALRDVSLADAAKLATAHDYGFFDRARKALRSQHIYENFLRCLLLFTNEIISSSELLCVTEPFLYRHPELKKWLQDFVGPVSPPHTPTTTHTGYNNFSSTSSLLSCERSRLGSETKRHEPLGAYGAQLRHERPQGDAAMDIDLSTCKRLGTSYCALPREAAARRCSGRTPLCKEVLNDTWVSFPTWSEDSTFVTSRKTQFEEYIYRCEDERFELDVVIETNAATIRVLEGVQKKLSRMTSEDAAKYRLDDSLGGHSPTIHQRALRRIYGDKAVDIIAGLKKNPVVAVPVVLRRLKAKEEEWREAQKGFNKQWREQNEKYYLKSLDHQGINFKQNDLKALRSKCLFNEVESAYAARRPGPHLVADYGLRTRHEAIKIVRDAAELLIHHARRQTGIQKAEKRRIKQLLRHFLPDLFAHPRQPLSDDERDEEKEEPNSPGSPSPDQAADDKGGSVKQEKQESSESDNASDKSSRNNKNDKENKPKNNNTTDSKESTNSIKRSSSNEDSANMKIDFKSDQDVEDDYRDHPSNEARFVCTSSWYLFLRLHGILCQRLGAARRAALALAQAETSRAAGRPPSVAAALRLKPSNLPMEASSPAEYYNALLELVKGVLDGNVDANAYEDAAREMLGIKAYPAYTLDKLVSTAVRQLQHCVSESWSSRAAELASRGMRGSAAYVRRALRALRAHHTAFLVRVYGGDDCKVTFELLEAAGEGHASPHHDSSRLSPTNQSRSRETNGEAVSRLAAWSLYAESYARPDAGGAGAAAARNKPVFLRRNARRAGAAPAPHTASAAADCAPAVRRRKPPRLHDHSECTLANTIRLVACRPQQLYRAGCLALARASHARLSAARRARFRAWLARRSLANT; from the exons ATTCAGCAAGCGGGAGCAAGCAACATGCATACATTGGCCCAATCGGCCCAACCACAATTATTag GAGCGACAGCGATGCTGTCAGTCAGTGGAGGCTTCAGTCGCGGCCCAGCGCGCGCCAACGCTCCCGCCGTCATCAATTATCTTAAGCCGAACACGGTGCAATATGCGCCGAAGCAGCCGCCCCAAGTGCCACCGAGGCTTAAG CTTGTTCAGCAACCAGCCCCACTACCTATACCCGGACGCCAGTCGCCCGGTCTGGCTGCGCCGCTGGCAGCTCAGCCGGCGGGACAGTTCCAACGTTTGAAGGTCGAGGATGCGCTCTCATACCTAGACCAAGTCAAATACAAATTCAACACACAACCGCAGGTCTACAACGACTTTTTGGACATCATGAAGGAATTCAAAAGTCAGAC TGTTGGTTGCAGAATCGACACGCCCGGCGTCATCACCCGGGTGTCGAATCTGTTCAAGGGGCATCCGGAGCTGATTGTTGGATTCAATACCTTCCTGCCACCAGGGTACAAGATAGAAGTGCAGAGTAACGGACAG GTGTCAGTGTCCATGCCATCCCCCACTGGAGCGGGCTGCGGGCCCGTGGGCGTGGGTGGAGTGGGTGGCGTGGGCGTAAGCGCAGTGAGCGGCGGTGGCGGCGGTGGTGGTGGTAGCGGCGTGCTTCTCGGCGTACACCACCCGCCGCCGCAGTCGCAGCTCGTGCACTTGCTGCCAGTACCACA GTCCGTCAGTACAGCGATTGTTCACAACTTGTCGGTGAATGCAACACCAGCTAACACCCTGCATCATATCTCACAAGCTCATCAGCAGATAGAAGCAGCAGCCATACATCATCCACCAG GCTCGGCGCCCAGCAGCGCGGCGCATGCGGGCGCGGCGGCAGGCCAGCCCGTGGAGTTTAACCACGCCATCGAATACGTCAACAAGATCAAG TCCCGTTTCTCCAGGCAACCAGATAAGTACAAGCGTTTCTTGGAGATACTTCATGCATACCAACGAGGTCATAGAGACGTCAAAGAGCCTCAAGCAAAGCAACAGACTGAGCAGGAAGTCTATTCGCAg GTGGCAAAGTTGTTTGAGAATCAAGATGATCTCTTGGCTGAATTCGGTCAGTTTTTACCAGATGCAAAGGCGGTAACCAAACCCGCACACATACCGCCGCATTCGAGATCACCACCGCCACAG ACGCCGGTGGCCCCCCGGGAGGAGGAGCGCTACGCGGCCGCGTCCCCCCCGCCGCACGCGCCGCACTCCGCGCACGCGCCGCACGCCCCGCACGTGCCGCACGCCGCGCACGCGCAGCTACACCACGCGCcg CCACTCCCGAAGCACACGAGTGCGCCCCCCGCTCCACCACAGCATCACCATCTCAAGAGGTCGCCTAGCTTCGGATCCTCGACTCAAATCG CGGGCGGGGCGCCACCGCCCAAGAAGgcgcgcgcgggcggcgcgtcACCGGCGCTGCGCGACGTGTCGCTGGCGGACGCCGCCAAGCTGGCCACGGCGCACGACTACGGGTTCTTCGACCGCGCGCGCAAGGCGCTGCGCTCGCAGCACATCTACGAGAACTTCCTCAG aTGCCTTCTCCTCTTCACCAATGAAATTATCTCTTCATCTGAGCTTCTCTGCGTCACCGAGCCGTTCCTCTACCGTCACCCGGAACTAAAGAAATGGTTACAAGATTTCGTGGGTCCGGTCTCACCACCGCACACGCCTACCACTACTCATACTG GCTACAATAACTTCAGTAGCACAAGCAGCTTACTCAGCTGTGAACGATCCAGGCTCGGGTCAGAGACGAAGCGACATGAGCCTCTCGGGGCATATGGTGCCCAGTTGAGGCATGAAAGACCTCAAGGAGACGCTGCTATGGATATAG atcTGTCGACGTGTAAGAGGTTAGGAACTTCGTACTGTGCGTTACCACGCGAGGCAGCTGCGAGACGATGCTCTGGGCGGACGCCGCTTTGCAAAGAG gtTCTCAACGACACGTGGGTGTCCTTTCCGACGTGGAGTGAGGATTCGACTTTCGTTACATCGAGGAAAACGCAGTTCGAAGAATATATTTACCGCTGTGAAGATGAACGATTCGAG CTGGACGTGGTGATAGAGACGAACGCGGCCACCATCCGCGTGCTGGAGGGTGTCCAGAAAAAGCTATCTCGCATGACCAGCGAGGACGCCGCAAAGTACCGCCTCGACGACAGCCTGGGCGGGCACTCGCCCACCATACACCAGCGCGCGCTGCGCCGCATCTACGGCGACAAG gcGGTGGACATTATCGCGGGTTTGAAGAAGAATCCCGTTGTCGCCGTACCGGTCGTACTGAGGCGGCTCAAAGCTAAAGAGGAGGAGTGGAGGGAAGCTCAGAAg GGCTTCAACAAGCAGTGGCGCGAGCAGAACGAGAAATACTACCTGAAGTCACTGGACCACCAGGGCATCAACTTCAAGCAGAACGACCTGAAGGCGCTGCGCTCCAAGTGCTTGTTCAACGAGGTGGAGAGCGCCTACGCCGCGCGCCGGCCCGGTCCGCATCTCGTGGCCGACTACGGTCTGCGCACGCGCCACGAAG CGATCAAAATCGTTCGTGACGCAGCAGAACTGTTGATCCACCACGCGAGAAGGCAGACGGGTATACAGAAAGCTGAGAAGCGAAGAATTAAACAACTACTACGGCACTTTCTTCCCGATCTGTTCGCCCACCCCCGGCAACCATTGTCTGATGATGAGAGAGATGAGG AAAAAGAAGAGCCAAATAGTCCAGGCAGTCCGAGTCCAGATCAGGCTGCTGATGATAAGGGAGGGAGCGTCAAACAAGAGAAACAAGAG TCGTCAGAGTCCGACAATGCGTCTGACAAAAGCAGTCGGAACAACAAAAACGACAAGGAGAATAAGCCTAAAAACAACAACACAACTGACAGCAAAG AGAGCACAAACTCCATCAAACGTAGCAGCAGCAATGAGGATTCTGCCAACATGAAGATTGATTTCAAGAGTGATCAGGATGTCGAAGATGATTATAGAGATCATCCATCTAat GAGGCGCGCTTCGTGTGCACGTCGTCGTGGTACCTGTTCCTGCGCCTGCACGGCATCCTGTGCCAGCGGCTgggcgcggcgcggcgggcggcgctgGCGCTGGCGCAGGCCGAGACGTCCCGCGCCGCCGGGCGCCCGCCCAGCGTGGCCGCCGCGCTGCGCCTCAAGCCTTCCA ATTTACCGATGGAGGCTTCATCGCCAGCGGAATACTACAACGCCCTTCTCGAGCTGGTGAAGGGTGTGCTGGACGGAAACGTAGATGCGAATGCGTACGAAGACGCCGCGAGAGAGATGCTCGGCATCAAGGCGTATCCCGCCTACACGCTGGACAAGCTGGTGTCTACAGCTGTTCGACAG CTGCAGCACTGCGTGTCGGAGAGCTGGTCGTCGCGCGCGGCGGAGCTGGCGTCGCGCGGCATGCGCGGCTCGGCGGCCTACGTGCGGCGCGCGCTGCGGGCTCTGCGCGCGCACCACACCGCCTTCCTCGTCAGAGTC tatggCGGGGATGATTGTAAAGTGACGTTTGAGTTACTGGAGGCTGCGGGCGAGGGTCACGCTTCGCCCCACCACGATTCCTCTAGACTATCGCCCACTAACCAG TCGCGCAGCCGCGAGACGAACGGCGAGGCGGTGTCGCGGCTGGCGGCGTGGTCGCTGTACGCCGAGAGCTACGCGCGGCCGgacgcgggcggcgcgggcgcggcggcggcgcgcaaCAAGCCCGTGTTCCTGCGGCGGAACGCGCGCCGCGCcggcgccgcgcccgcgccgcacaCGGCCAGCGCCGCCGCCGACTGCGCGCCCGCCGTGCGCCGCCGCAAGCCGCCGCGCCTGCACGACCACTCCGAGTGCACGCTCGCCAACACCATCCG GCTGGTGGCGTGTCGACCGCAGCAGCTGTACCGTGCGGGTTGCCTGGCGCTGGCGCGCGCGTCGCACGCGCGCCTgtcggcggcgcggcgggctcGGTTCCGCGCTTGGCTCGCCCGTCGCTCGCTCGCCAACACTTAG
- the LOC126779165 gene encoding paired amphipathic helix protein Sin3a isoform X4: MMKRTGPRLGPDEPSPIPQSAAQIQQAGASNMHTLAQSAQPQLLGATAMLSVSGGFSRGPARANAPAVINYLKPNTVQYAPKQPPQVPPRLKLVQQPAPLPIPGRQSPGLAAPLAAQPAGQFQRLKVEDALSYLDQVKYKFNTQPQVYNDFLDIMKEFKSQTIDTPGVITRVSNLFKGHPELIVGFNTFLPPGYKIEVQSNGQVSVSMPSPTGAGCGPVGVGGVGGVGVSAVSGGGGGGGGSGVLLGVHHPPPQSQLVHLLPVPQSVSTAIVHNLSVNATPANTLHHISQAHQQIEAAAIHHPPGSAPSSAAHAGAAAGQPVEFNHAIEYVNKIKSRFSRQPDKYKRFLEILHAYQRGHRDVKEPQAKQQTEQEVYSQVAKLFENQDDLLAEFGQFLPDAKAVTKPAHIPPHSRSPPPQTPVAPREEERYAAASPPPHAPHSAHAPHAPHVPHAAHAQLHHAPPLPKHTSAPPAPPQHHHLKRSPSFGSSTQIDGYSVRVSNEVCAAAGGAPPPKKARAGGASPALRDVSLADAAKLATAHDYGFFDRARKALRSQHIYENFLRCLLLFTNEIISSSELLCVTEPFLYRHPELKKWLQDFVGPVSPPHTPTTTHTGYNNFSSTSSLLSCERSRLGSETKRHEPLGAYGAQLRHERPQGDAAMDIDLSTCKRLGTSYCALPREAAARRCSGRTPLCKEVLNDTWVSFPTWSEDSTFVTSRKTQFEEYIYRCEDERFELDVVIETNAATIRVLEGVQKKLSRMTSEDAAKYRLDDSLGGHSPTIHQRALRRIYGDKVAVDIIAGLKKNPVVAVPVVLRRLKAKEEEWREAQKGFNKQWREQNEKYYLKSLDHQGINFKQNDLKALRSKCLFNEVESAYAARRPGPHLVADYGLRTRHEAIKIVRDAAELLIHHARRQTGIQKAEKRRIKQLLRHFLPDLFAHPRQPLSDDERDEEEKEEPNSPGSPSPDQAADDKGGSVKQEKQESSESDNASDKSSRNNKNDKENKPKNNNTTDSKESTNSIKRSSSNEDSANMKIDFKSDQDVEDDYRDHPSNEARFVCTSSWYLFLRLHGILCQRLGAARRAALALAQAETSRAAGRPPSVAAALRLKPSNLPMEASSPAEYYNALLELVKGVLDGNVDANAYEDAAREMLGIKAYPAYTLDKLVSTAVRQLQHCVSESWSSRAAELASRGMRGSAAYVRRALRALRAHHTAFLVRVYGGDDCKVTFELLEAAGEGHASPHHDSSRLSPTNQSRSRETNGEAVSRLAAWSLYAESYARAAHGQRRRRLRARRAPPQAAAPARPLRVHARQHHPAGGVSTAAAVPCGLPGAGARVARAPVGGAAGSVPRLARPSLARQHLASPRHVRGGDRRARLSILKRHSINIIEMNKLEILKKKLSIYTESFFF; encoded by the exons ATTCAGCAAGCGGGAGCAAGCAACATGCATACATTGGCCCAATCGGCCCAACCACAATTATTag GAGCGACAGCGATGCTGTCAGTCAGTGGAGGCTTCAGTCGCGGCCCAGCGCGCGCCAACGCTCCCGCCGTCATCAATTATCTTAAGCCGAACACGGTGCAATATGCGCCGAAGCAGCCGCCCCAAGTGCCACCGAGGCTTAAG CTTGTTCAGCAACCAGCCCCACTACCTATACCCGGACGCCAGTCGCCCGGTCTGGCTGCGCCGCTGGCAGCTCAGCCGGCGGGACAGTTCCAACGTTTGAAGGTCGAGGATGCGCTCTCATACCTAGACCAAGTCAAATACAAATTCAACACACAACCGCAGGTCTACAACGACTTTTTGGACATCATGAAGGAATTCAAAAGTCAGAC AATCGACACGCCCGGCGTCATCACCCGGGTGTCGAATCTGTTCAAGGGGCATCCGGAGCTGATTGTTGGATTCAATACCTTCCTGCCACCAGGGTACAAGATAGAAGTGCAGAGTAACGGACAG GTGTCAGTGTCCATGCCATCCCCCACTGGAGCGGGCTGCGGGCCCGTGGGCGTGGGTGGAGTGGGTGGCGTGGGCGTAAGCGCAGTGAGCGGCGGTGGCGGCGGTGGTGGTGGTAGCGGCGTGCTTCTCGGCGTACACCACCCGCCGCCGCAGTCGCAGCTCGTGCACTTGCTGCCAGTACCACA GTCCGTCAGTACAGCGATTGTTCACAACTTGTCGGTGAATGCAACACCAGCTAACACCCTGCATCATATCTCACAAGCTCATCAGCAGATAGAAGCAGCAGCCATACATCATCCACCAG GCTCGGCGCCCAGCAGCGCGGCGCATGCGGGCGCGGCGGCAGGCCAGCCCGTGGAGTTTAACCACGCCATCGAATACGTCAACAAGATCAAG TCCCGTTTCTCCAGGCAACCAGATAAGTACAAGCGTTTCTTGGAGATACTTCATGCATACCAACGAGGTCATAGAGACGTCAAAGAGCCTCAAGCAAAGCAACAGACTGAGCAGGAAGTCTATTCGCAg GTGGCAAAGTTGTTTGAGAATCAAGATGATCTCTTGGCTGAATTCGGTCAGTTTTTACCAGATGCAAAGGCGGTAACCAAACCCGCACACATACCGCCGCATTCGAGATCACCACCGCCACAG ACGCCGGTGGCCCCCCGGGAGGAGGAGCGCTACGCGGCCGCGTCCCCCCCGCCGCACGCGCCGCACTCCGCGCACGCGCCGCACGCCCCGCACGTGCCGCACGCCGCGCACGCGCAGCTACACCACGCGCcg CCACTCCCGAAGCACACGAGTGCGCCCCCCGCTCCACCACAGCATCACCATCTCAAGAGGTCGCCTAGCTTCGGATCCTCGACTCAAATCG ATGGGTATTCAGTTCGCGTCAGTAATGAGGTCTGTGCCGCAGCGGGCGGGGCGCCACCGCCCAAGAAGgcgcgcgcgggcggcgcgtcACCGGCGCTGCGCGACGTGTCGCTGGCGGACGCCGCCAAGCTGGCCACGGCGCACGACTACGGGTTCTTCGACCGCGCGCGCAAGGCGCTGCGCTCGCAGCACATCTACGAGAACTTCCTCAG aTGCCTTCTCCTCTTCACCAATGAAATTATCTCTTCATCTGAGCTTCTCTGCGTCACCGAGCCGTTCCTCTACCGTCACCCGGAACTAAAGAAATGGTTACAAGATTTCGTGGGTCCGGTCTCACCACCGCACACGCCTACCACTACTCATACTG GCTACAATAACTTCAGTAGCACAAGCAGCTTACTCAGCTGTGAACGATCCAGGCTCGGGTCAGAGACGAAGCGACATGAGCCTCTCGGGGCATATGGTGCCCAGTTGAGGCATGAAAGACCTCAAGGAGACGCTGCTATGGATATAG atcTGTCGACGTGTAAGAGGTTAGGAACTTCGTACTGTGCGTTACCACGCGAGGCAGCTGCGAGACGATGCTCTGGGCGGACGCCGCTTTGCAAAGAG gtTCTCAACGACACGTGGGTGTCCTTTCCGACGTGGAGTGAGGATTCGACTTTCGTTACATCGAGGAAAACGCAGTTCGAAGAATATATTTACCGCTGTGAAGATGAACGATTCGAG CTGGACGTGGTGATAGAGACGAACGCGGCCACCATCCGCGTGCTGGAGGGTGTCCAGAAAAAGCTATCTCGCATGACCAGCGAGGACGCCGCAAAGTACCGCCTCGACGACAGCCTGGGCGGGCACTCGCCCACCATACACCAGCGCGCGCTGCGCCGCATCTACGGCGACAAGGTG gcGGTGGACATTATCGCGGGTTTGAAGAAGAATCCCGTTGTCGCCGTACCGGTCGTACTGAGGCGGCTCAAAGCTAAAGAGGAGGAGTGGAGGGAAGCTCAGAAg GGCTTCAACAAGCAGTGGCGCGAGCAGAACGAGAAATACTACCTGAAGTCACTGGACCACCAGGGCATCAACTTCAAGCAGAACGACCTGAAGGCGCTGCGCTCCAAGTGCTTGTTCAACGAGGTGGAGAGCGCCTACGCCGCGCGCCGGCCCGGTCCGCATCTCGTGGCCGACTACGGTCTGCGCACGCGCCACGAAG CGATCAAAATCGTTCGTGACGCAGCAGAACTGTTGATCCACCACGCGAGAAGGCAGACGGGTATACAGAAAGCTGAGAAGCGAAGAATTAAACAACTACTACGGCACTTTCTTCCCGATCTGTTCGCCCACCCCCGGCAACCATTGTCTGATGATGAGAGAGATGAGG AAGAAAAAGAAGAGCCAAATAGTCCAGGCAGTCCGAGTCCAGATCAGGCTGCTGATGATAAGGGAGGGAGCGTCAAACAAGAGAAACAAGAG TCGTCAGAGTCCGACAATGCGTCTGACAAAAGCAGTCGGAACAACAAAAACGACAAGGAGAATAAGCCTAAAAACAACAACACAACTGACAGCAAAG AGAGCACAAACTCCATCAAACGTAGCAGCAGCAATGAGGATTCTGCCAACATGAAGATTGATTTCAAGAGTGATCAGGATGTCGAAGATGATTATAGAGATCATCCATCTAat GAGGCGCGCTTCGTGTGCACGTCGTCGTGGTACCTGTTCCTGCGCCTGCACGGCATCCTGTGCCAGCGGCTgggcgcggcgcggcgggcggcgctgGCGCTGGCGCAGGCCGAGACGTCCCGCGCCGCCGGGCGCCCGCCCAGCGTGGCCGCCGCGCTGCGCCTCAAGCCTTCCA ATTTACCGATGGAGGCTTCATCGCCAGCGGAATACTACAACGCCCTTCTCGAGCTGGTGAAGGGTGTGCTGGACGGAAACGTAGATGCGAATGCGTACGAAGACGCCGCGAGAGAGATGCTCGGCATCAAGGCGTATCCCGCCTACACGCTGGACAAGCTGGTGTCTACAGCTGTTCGACAG CTGCAGCACTGCGTGTCGGAGAGCTGGTCGTCGCGCGCGGCGGAGCTGGCGTCGCGCGGCATGCGCGGCTCGGCGGCCTACGTGCGGCGCGCGCTGCGGGCTCTGCGCGCGCACCACACCGCCTTCCTCGTCAGAGTC tatggCGGGGATGATTGTAAAGTGACGTTTGAGTTACTGGAGGCTGCGGGCGAGGGTCACGCTTCGCCCCACCACGATTCCTCTAGACTATCGCCCACTAACCAG TCGCGCAGCCGCGAGACGAACGGCGAGGCGGTGTCGCGGCTGGCGGCGTGGTCGCTGTACGCCGAGAGCTA cgcccgcgccgcacaCGGCCAGCGCCGCCGCCGACTGCGCGCCCGCCGTGCGCCGCCGCAAGCCGCCGCGCCTGCACGACCACTCCGAGTGCACGCTCGCCAACACCATCCG GCTGGTGGCGTGTCGACCGCAGCAGCTGTACCGTGCGGGTTGCCTGGCGCTGGCGCGCGCGTCGCACGCGCGCCTgtcggcggcgcggcgggctcGGTTCCGCGCTTGGCTCGCCCGTCGCTCGCTCGCCAACACTTAGCCAGCCCGCGTCACGTGCGAGGAGGCGACCGGCGCGCGCGACTGTCCATACTGAAGCGACACTCGATTAACATTATTGAAATGAACAAACTCGAAATCTTGAAAAAAAAGCTGTCAATTTATACTGAATCGTTTTTCTTCTAA